A stretch of Odocoileus virginianus isolate 20LAN1187 ecotype Illinois chromosome 31, Ovbor_1.2, whole genome shotgun sequence DNA encodes these proteins:
- the SPATA31F1 gene encoding protein SPATA31F1 yields MLIPTSALWDLGYLLYICGSICIIILTIWQVKESYHGLTEHKRSCCPSHQKVRQGARDAASRARRLSQEEAEKPWELLSVMRSQSWLPQEGSVRQLLCEDPCCQTCNGMALEIQQVLADENTPISPTSGGPAQGSSYLEVLSKPKVSFQESMEHRSPHSKGPSLPSAKLTVSQKSLAPTVAQSAGTAGICDCWAEHLKLRQGFQMPEVPRGPETMLSSRFEEPSVSVNLQEIIQSHPNLVYGNQGQQPLNSQVSVLTLNREITALTHPMALSMVTVLPAHLPFLSPEVLRLLEVHVRRLMHFQRWGLPRRVEESLRQLMPNPPLFCHLVHNQPVSFIQNDISPFSVEKFGTISYQNWGSCIAGQPTQAFWVSEWSIMDREQRHYYQQIPNHTTLASPYVALKELSDLYLMPGQQASDSGGPEQPKYSQLFCGLPSLHSESLVDTFLGYQGLSMNGSMSKHPLKDPFLFKERSCFPLMPKTLPQSALPSSPSSPNWTAPPEHQQTQISSPLLTLDKCEALEWHLLRRQLQLQWDFPDVFQRDQHTESPMQCKPTGQAQSSETVKTSWPGQPVSTITKELFFPEHARRLLEFHLQRQLVRDHWSLPWKIQQSIQLLLPPTGQQTLSWSSIALDNVNVPQPTALEGSGVGNPLPAIKDPVSVPMPHVIDQAKAILQSHVDSKCEKIHQGKVPVYICGSCEFRIPGGLQVAPVTCIPESKPLELQAADDLDKRQEVTPWMPAALDQPQQASSDALTKHPKLPWALSQGAVEKLKTTLQHKYLAFLSGLPALYYVALSRAMTPAITSPAVKTEMVPGPVQFPTEPPTQVPSPEEQGLSPGPGFQDGSEACADAADEFQAEVQTEGIIKMVPRESQTGPARPYSLREPILTKLNFHLRKKILEIQLGIPLKARESRELTVAMPKNMCTQESPGNLDNQGKLPLQDLPVPPDMPHSPDAEWFHLTEELATEFKTVHQKQKQCHFSAAHRDSVHWATQTSESSGDTTEGKAQALYVQLEASVDGPSLEEPWGSEPHRPDKSKGSAHVPILAERRKKPGKPKPVGDRGEGDASFTLSSTREKSHSTEAQRPEGQLLSRTPHSSCRQRRHFHRDAPCQHSPQHQPQLKFPELPPGVPEGKDSENDRRASQAKLNVILKPARVPENAQPVVPQGSQGQPFLGQLTPGNPLRGHTLHGQVLQGPVMPGYTHQRPSLPDSGFRNKMKSFLRCINLKTKGKGHKESMSSTSEKMANTRKVNVAKSLAPAKSPKERTKTEKTKGDLKARFPAPEKQTGLALMDIPRSPDSKLRHRSHSHRLHSASVLSTPHHCPRHCP; encoded by the exons agtcaccaaaaagtcagacaagggGCTAGAGATGCAGCGTCAAGAG CTAGGAGACTTTCCCAGGAAGAAGCTGAGAAGCCGTGGGAGCTGCTTTCTGTCATGAGAAG CCAGAGCTGGCTTCCTCAAGAGGGGAGTGTGCGGCAGCTCCTGTGTGAAGATCCCTGCTGCCAAACCTGCAACGGCATGGCTCTGGAGATTCAGCAGGTGCTGGCAGATGAGAATACCCCGATCTCCCCGACTTCAGGGGGGCCAGCACAGGGCTCCTCTTACCTAGAGGTTTTGTCCAAGCCTAAAGTGTCTTTCCAGGAAAGTATGGAGCATCGTTCCCCACACTCCAAAGGCCCTTCGCTTCCATCTGCAAAACTCACAGTGTCACAGAAATCCTTGGCACCGACGGTGGCCCAGTCAGCTGGTACAGCTGGCATCTGTGATTGCTGGGCTGAACACCTCAAGCTAAGGCAGGGATTTCAAATGCCAGAAGTGCCCAGGGGCCCAGAGACTATGCTTTCTTCAAGATTTGAGGAGCCAAGTGTTTCAGTGAACCTGCAGGAGATAATCCAGAGCCACCCCAACCTTGTCTATGGGAACCAAGGCCAGCAGCCCTTGAATTCCCAGGTCTCTGTGCTGACCCTGAATCGAGAAATCACAGCTTTAACACATCCTATGGCCTTAAGCATGGTCACTGtcctccctgcccacctgccGTTCCTTAGTCCTGAAGTCCTGAGGCTTCTTGAGGTACATGTAAGAAGACTGATGCATTTCCAGAGGTGGGGGCTCCCCAGACGTGTGGAAGAGTCCCTGAGGCAGCTTATGCCAAACCCACCACTATTTTGCCACCTGGTACATAATCAACCAGTTTCTTTCATCCAAAATGATATTTCTCCGTTCTCTGTTGAGAAATTTGGGACCATTTCATACCAGAACTGGGGCTCATGTATAGCTGGCCAACCCACCCAGGCCTTTTGGGTTTCTGAATGGTCCATTATGGACCGAGAACAAAGACACTACTACCAGCAAATCCCAAACCATACAACTCTAGCCTCACCCTATGTAGCTCTTAAAGAATTAAGTGACCTTTATCTAATGCCTGGGCAACAGGCTAGTGATTCAGGGGGCCCCGAGCAGCCGAAATACAGTCAGCTATTCTGTGGCCTCCCTTCTCTGCACAGTGAGTCCCTGGTTGACACCTTCTTAGGTTATCAAGGCCTCTCCATGAATGGGAGCATGTCCAAGCACCCCTTGAAGGATCCTTTTCTCTTCAAGGAGCGCTCCTGCTTCCCTCTGATGCCTAAAACTCTGCCCCAGTCAGCTCTACCCTCTTCTCCATCTTCCCCAAATTGGACAGCTCCACCTGAGCACCAACAAACTCAGATCAGTAGCCCCTTGCTGACTCTGGACAAATGTGAAGCCTTGGAGTGGCACCTGCTGCGGAGGCAGCTCCAGCTTCAGTGGGACTTTCCAGATGTTTTCCAGAGAGATCAGCACACTGAGAGCCCCATGCAGTGTAAGCCCACTGGCCAAGCCCAATCTTCTGAGACTGTAAAAACTTCCTGGCCAGGTCAGCCTGTCTCTACCATCACAAAGGAACTATTCTTCCCAGAGCATGCCAGGAGGCTGCTGGAATTCCACCTCCAGAGACAGTTGGTTCGTGATCACTGGAGCCTGCCCTGGAAAATCCAGCAGTCCATCCAGTTGCTCCTGCCCCCCACTGGCCAGCAGACTCTGTCCTGGAGCAGCATAGCCCTGGACAATGTGAATGTCCCCCAACCTACAGCTCTAGAGGGCTCTGgggttggcaacccactcccagccATTAAGGACCCAGTGTCAGTCCCTATGCCACACGTGATTGACCAGGCCAAGGCAATTCTGCAGAGCCATGTTGACTCCAAATGCGAGAAGATTCACCAGGGCAAGGTTCCTGTTTACATATGTGGCTCTTGTGAGTTCAGAATTCCTGGGGGCCTGCAAGTAGCTCCCGTCACCTGCATCCCAGAAAGCAAGCCCCTGGAACTACAGGCAGCAGATGACCTGGACAAACGACAGGAAGTTACACCCTGGATGCCAGCGGCCCTTGACCAGCCCCAACAAGCCTCATCAGATGCTCTCACTAAACATCCTAAGCTGCCCTGGGCCCTGTCTCAGGGAGCCGTTGAGAAACTGAAGACAACTTTACAGCACAAGTATCTGGCCTTCTTGTCAGGGCTGCCTGCTCTTTATTATGTGGCTCTCTCCAGAGCTATGACTCCAGCAATCACCTCCCCAGCTGTGAAGACAGAGATGGTGCCTGGACCTGTCCAATTCCCAACAGAACCTCCGACTCAGGTGCCCTCACCTGAAGAGCAGGGTCTGAGTCCTGGGCCAGGCTTTCAAGATGGCAGTGAGGCTTGTGCAGATGCTGCAGATGAATTCCAGGCTGAAGTGCAGACGGAAGGAATAATCAAGATGGTGCCTCGAGAAAGCCAGACAGGGCCTGCGAGGCCCTACTCACTCAGGGAGCCCATCCTGACTAAACTAAATTTCCATCTGAGAAAGAAGATCTTAGAGATACAACTGGGAATTCCCCTAAAGGCAAGGGAGTCCAGAGAACTAACTgtagcaatgccaaagaacatgtGCACACAGGAGTCTCCTGGGAATCTAGACAACCAAGGAAAACTACCACTCCAGGATCTCCCCGTTCCACCAGATATGCCACATTCCCCAGATGCAGAATGGTTCCACCTCACAGAAGAGCTAGCCACGGAGTTCAAGACAGTgcatcagaaacaaaagcaatgtCATTTCAGCGCAGCACACCGTGACTCTGTCCACTGGGCCACCCAGACCTCAGAGTCCAGTGGGGACACAACAGAGGGCAAGGCCCAGGCACTCTATGTTCAGCTAGAAGCCAGTGTGGACGGCCCCAGCCTggaggagccctggggctctGAGCCCCACAGGCCTGACAAGAGCAAGGGCTCAGCCCATGTTCCCATACTggcagaaaggagaaagaaaccagGCAAACCCAAACCAGTTGGGGACCGCGGAGAAGGGGATGCAAGCTTCACACTCTCCTCCACAAGAGAAAAAAGCCACTCAACTGAAGCACAGAGGCCAGAAGGGCAGCTCCTGAGCAGGACACCCCACAGCTCCTGTCGCCAGAGACGTCATTTTCACCGTGATGCTCCGTGCCAGCACAGTCCTCAGCATCAACCTCAGCTTAAATTCCCAGAGCTACCTCCTGGAGTCCCTGAGGGGAAAGACTCTGAGAATGACCGGCGAGCCAGTCAAGCCAAGCTCAACGTCATCCTCAAACCAGCAAGAGTTCCTGAGAATGCCCAGCCTGTGGTGCCCCAGGGGTCACAGGGCCAGCCTTTCTTGGGCCAACTCACTCCAGGTAACCCATTGCGGGGCCACACTTTACATGGTCAGGTGTTGCAGGGGCCAGTGATGCCAGGCTATACTCACCAGAGGCCCAGTCTTCCAGATTCTGGCTTTAGAAATAAGATGAAATCCTTTTTGCGCTGTATTAACctcaaaacaaaaggcaaagggcATAAGGAATCCATGTCCTCCACCTCTGAGAAAATGGCTAACACAAGAAAAGTAAATGTAGCCAAGAGCCTGGCTCCAGCCAAAAGTCCCAAAGAGAGAACTAAAACAGAGAAGACAAAAGGGGACCTGAAGGCCCGATTTCCAGCCCCTGAGAAGCAAACAGGCCTGGCCCTCATGGACATACCCCGGTCCCCGGACAGCAAGCTCCGGCACCGCTCCCACTCGCATCGACTCCACTCAGCCTCTGTCCTGAGCACCCCCCACCACTGCCCTCGGCACTGCCCTTGA